The sequence below is a genomic window from Saccopteryx leptura isolate mSacLep1 chromosome 3, mSacLep1_pri_phased_curated, whole genome shotgun sequence.
AGTTCCCTTGCACACTGTCTCCCGGCCCGGTGCCCGCCCCGTGCGTCACCATCATTGCTGAGCGCCTTGCACACCCTCTCCCAGCCTGGTGCCCGCCCTGTGCGTCACCATCATTGCTGAGCGCCTTGCACACCCTTTCCCAGCCTGGTGCCCGCCCCGTGCGTCACCATCATTGCTGAGCGCCTTGCACACCCTTTCCCAGCCTGGTGCCCGCCCAGTGCGTCACCATCATTGCTGGGCGCCTTGCACACCCTCTCCCAGCCAGGTGCCTTCCCCGTGCGTCACCATCATTGCTGAGCGCCAGGCGCACGTAGATCAGATGCATGGGGCCCTGACAAACAGTACGGCCCTGGATGGTGAAGTGGTAGATGCCCAACGTGTGGTTCAGCACCAGACGACGCAGCGGCAACGAGGAGACCATGATCCACAGGCCCACGCCCATGCCATAGCCGGGTAACCCCCACGTGTCCTGATTCCGCACCTGCAGGGCACCACGGAGACCTGCTGAGCGGGCTGGGGCTGGGTGCAGAGTTCAGCCCTGGGGAAGGTGGACCATGGGGGGCAGGCCCAGGACAGACCTTGGTCAGGAGGCCAAAGCTGAAGACTAAGAGGCAGATGACGAAGAGCAGCGTCCCCTTCCACAGCGTGTCCAGGTAGTATTCGAGCACGAAGACTGCCGGCAATACCGCGAGGGCGCATGAGGATAGCCGGGCTCTGCTGCGCACGCCTGTGCACAGGGCTGGCAGCGCTGAGAACCTGACACCAGCCAGTCTCCCCTCCCGCCTCCATCCTGGCAGGTCCCAGGCCCCCACCCCACTCAGGCCCATGCCCAGGCTGCGCACCGTTGCGCTGCTGCTGCGTGAATGGGTAGAAGCTGTTGCTCTTGAGGCGCTTGGCCAGGTGCTGCTCCGTGCAAAAGAGTCCGACGTCCCAGAGCTGGAAGCGCTTGCGGAAGGAAAGTATGGGACCACGGCTGACCACGCCCCTGGGGGCCTGAGCCTGGGTCGAACAAAGGCAGTCAGCTGGTGGCTCATCTGCCAccacccacactgcccacagTCCCACCAGCACCTGGAAGAAAGTGTCCAGGGCTGTGCTTCCGGACGGAGCTGTAGCTCTCAGGCAACAAGCAGGGGAAGGACACCAGGCGGGGTCCAGGCTGCGCTGGGCGCTTGGGTTCTAGAAGCTTGGGAGTGATGGGTTCTAGAAGGGTCTGTACTGTTGACCAACCCTTCTCAGTCGAGTCCCCTGGCCAGGTCCCTGCAGTAGGTATTTCTTTCCCTGCTGGTCCCACCCCAGCCATGTGAGGCCCCCCATACAGTCTGGTTCAAATCTTTACCTGAAGGGTAGGGTGGTGGGACACCCCAGACCTAAGATATGGAGAGATCTGTAGGCAGGTGCACCACACCACACCCCATGGCTGAGCAGGGCCTGATCTTCTCCATCACCGCGTCTGCCCAGGACAGAGCCTCAGACGTCACCTGTGTCCCGGAGGATGGGACGCACGTGCACTTAATCCAGGATCCCAGCCGGCAGTGAGCAAGCAAGGTGTAGACTCAGAGCCCTGAGGGACCACCCCCCACACAAAGCAAAAAAGCAACACAGGCTCTGGGCCAGCTCTAACCCTAGTGATTCCATCAGGTATAATAAGCCCTACCCCTCACCCCAAGGATGACACAGAGttcttcaaaaatgtttattgtaaagaaaaaaataatctctttctctatatatagCAACAAAATACTCCAAACACCCAAAACGGGAAAAGGGTGCAAGGCGGGGCTGCCTAGCTGGAGGAGGGTGGGCTCGTGAGCAGCTGCTCTAGGCATCACTGGACTTCTTCAGGGCCGCGGTAGGCATGCTTCAGGCCCCGGGGCTGCCTAGCTGGGGGAGGGCGGGCTCGTGAGCAGCTGCTCCAAGCACCACTGGACCTCTTCAGGGCCGCGGTAGGCACGCTTCAGGCCCCGGGGCTGCCTAGCTGGGGGAGGGCGGGCTCGTGAGCAGCTGCTCCAAGCACCACTGGACCTCTTCAGGGCCGCGGTAGGCACGCTTCAGGCCCCGGGGGAGGCAGCGGCAGGACTCCAGGTTGAGGTACAGGAGGCCTGGGCAGCTGCTGACCACAGAGCTGTGGGGGCAGAGGAGGCCATGGGGAGTTGAGCCATTGGCTCCTAGGAGACCCAGGCCCCAGCAGAGCTGGGCCAAGCTAGGGAGCCCTCTCTGCCCATACACCACACCACACCTGGCACTGCCATCCACTAAGGCCCAATTCTAGTCCCCAAGGCTGACCCCAAGCAAGGGCTTGGCAAGTACGTACTCCCCTTTTGGACCCCTGGAACTGCCAAACCAGGTAGGGCGTGGGGTAGGCCACACTGGCTCCaaggggctggggggcgggggtgctGACCTGACTGTGCTTGGTGTGACCCGGGTGCCCCTGAGGTTGAGGGAGCAAAGGGCTGGGTGTGAGCCCCCAAGGGTGCCTGAGAAGGCAGCTAGGGCCTGTTCCAAGTCCTTCTCGCTGAAGCCCTGGCCACTCAAGTCCAGTTCCCGCAGAGAGTGGCACCACTTCTGGGTGAACAGGGGGCTGCCCTCCTTGGCCAGGGTCAACCGGTCTGACATGCCATACAGGCCCAGATGAAGCTGTTCCAGCTCTGAAAGGAGAAGAGTAGGCGTGAGGTCCCGGGTGGGCAAGGGTCCCCACACCGAACTGGCCCAGCCACCCCCTGGGGGGCGCTGACCCTGCAAGGGTCCCCACACCAAACTGGCCCAGCCACCCCCCTGGGGGGCGCTGACCCTGCAAGGGTCCCCACACCAAACTGGCCCAGTCACCCCCTGGGGGGCGCTGACCCTGCAAGGGTCCCCATACCAAACTGGCCCAGTCACCCCCTGGGGGGCGCTGACCCTGCAAGGGTCCCCACACCAAACTGGCCCAGTCACCCCCTGGGGGGCGCTGACCCTGCAAGGGTCCCCACACCGAACTGGCCCAGTCACCCCCCTGGGGGGCGCTGACCCCGACAAGGCAGATCACGCAGGCCGGCAGGTGTGATTCGGGCACAGCCTCGGAGATCCAGCAGGCGCAGATTAGGGGAGCCGCAGAGCAGGCGGCCCAGGGCCTCGTCGCTTACAAAGTTGCATGTGGAGCCAGCGAGGCAGAGCTCCTCAAGGCTGGGAAAGCCTGGGCCAGGCGTCGCCACTCGCCCGGAAGGTTTGGGCAGCCACATCAGGTTCAGCAGCCGCAGAACCTGGGGGCAAGGCCCAGGCTGCAGAtgggaaggaggggtggtggcAGCAGCTGCGGGTGGGAGAGGCGGGGCTTCCAGGTACCTGCAGCTGCGGGCAGCCTTTCTGCAGGGCTTCCACAGGAAGCTGGAGGGGAGTGTTGTTTCGGTTGATGCCTGTGCTCACCTCaaggagctggagctggggacAGCAGCTGCCCTGCAGAGGTGTGGGGGGGTGAACAGCGGGTCGGTGGCCTGGCAGTCCCAGGCTCAGTACCCACTGCTCCTGGCCTGTCACCAACATACCAGCAGTGTTCCCAAGATGGCTGTTGTCTGGGAGCTGTAGGTCAGCCATAGCCTGCGCATCCGGGGccccacctcctccaagaagttCACCACAGCCATGGACTCCACCTGGGGACCCAGCACAGGGTACCTATCACCTTGGCCCAGGCTTTTTAGGGACCCTTGGGGATGTAAATCTCACCATGGAATGCTGGATGTCCAGGCTGTGGAGCTGGGGACAAGCTCTGGCTAGCATGATCAGCGTGCTAGGGGTCACACCATGACAGTCGGAAAGCTTGAGGAAGGTGAGCCTAGGACAGGACTCACTGACCAGCTGTAGAAGACGAAGATTCAGTGGGATTGGGGGAGGGCAGGCTATCACTCTTAACAAAGGATATAAACCCGATTTAAAAAGTGGCTagtgcggcctgacctgtggtggcgcagtggataaagcgtcaacctggaaatgctgaggtcgccggttcgaaaccctgggcttgcctggtcaaggcacatatgggagttgatgcttccagctcctccccccttctctctctctctctctctccccctctcctctctaaaatgaataaataaaaaaataataatagaaaaaaagaaaaaataataataaaaaagtggcTAGTGCCACTTTTCTGCCTCAGCTATGACTTCCTTTCTGCCCATGCCAGGCCCGCCTGGGTCACCTCCCTGCTGGAGAAGACAACAGGAAAGGAGAATCAGGCAGGTATTCCTATGGGACAGCGTTGGGCCTGGTCGTGCCTGGCCCACTCCCTGGAAATAAGAGGCAACCCCAGAGCCTCACAGCTGTTGCATGCATTGCATGCGGGGCAGCCTCGAGCACTCACCTTCAACACGGGCTGTACCTGGTACTTCCAGTGGATGAGGGTCAGCCTCTGAAGCTGTGAGAACCTGGGGGGACAGGAGAGGCAGAGCTGCACCGTGTTCCTACGCTGCCTCTTCTTCAGGGTCCTCCCCACCCATCACCTTGGTGCAGGGAAACAGGAAGGGAGCTGTTAACTTTCCACACAGCACAGGCGcagtgagaggagaagggaaagaggggacGCCTCACCGGTTGGGCATAAGCCACTCCAGGGAAGCAAGGAGCTTCTTCTCCGCCTTGGCCCCGCCTTTGGTGGGGCGGCCAGCCAGTGGGGGCGACAAGGTCACTGTGTGCCAGAGAGCGGGCTGGGAGGCGGCTTCATGCCAGCGGCGGCACACGCGTGCAGCCCTGGAAGAAAATCTCTGCTAGAAGGGCCTTTTGTGACCGATGTCACGCCCCACCGGCTGCCGCAACTCTTACAACGCCGCAGACACCATCAGCTCCAAGTCAGGCGAGTTGGGGCTTCAAGTGGATCCCGGGAGAGACTGCCCTCTCTGGCACGCCTGGGTACGCCCACGCCCTCACCTTCAGACACTTTCGGTCTGTGCCACCCGCTCGGTCGCAACAGGTAAGCCTGAGCCAGGCCGCGGCGCGCACTGGACGGATCCCAGATACCTGCCGAGGAAGGGCATGGGCCCATCGGCCGCCACCAGCAGTCCAAAAATCTGCAGCAGGATTTCCAAAGGGATGCGGTCGCCCCAGCCCGGGTCGGGCCCTTGCTGCGGGGCGGGTGCGGATCTGGGTTTGGCCTTGGGCGGCGCGGCGCGGGGCCCCGGAGGCGGCAGCCGCTGGGCGCGGCGGGCGGCGCGGCGGTGCGCGCGGGCGCGGGCGGGCCCGGCGTCGGGCAGCACCAGCAGCATGCTGTCCGAATGCAGCAGGTGGTACCCAGAGCCGCTCGGCGCCAGCCGATCCCACCACCAGTCTTCGGCCGAGCGGGCCCGCGCTCCGGCCGGCGGCGCGCCCCGGACTCGGCGCCGGACCCGCCGAGCCACCCTGGaagccatcaccaccaccagcgGCGCCCGAAGGGGCTCACCCAGCggagaggaaggggcggggcctCCGGCGGAAACGCCCGGGCGGGAGGGCGGGGCGCCTCATTCCGCGGGCTgacgcccacttccggggcgggGCCTAGGCGGTGGGCCGTGCGGCCCGGGGTTCTCTTGTGTCCCGGAGGGTGAGTGGGGATCCCCTCTCTGTCTTGCCCACATCTCCCAGCCCCAGCGGTTCTGGGCCGGCGCCGCGATCCTGGGCCGGAAGAGGCGCCCTTTCAGCGTGGTGGGACGGACAGCCGGCCGCCGGGTCGGGGAGCGCGCGAGCGCTAGACCGGGAGGCGCGGAGACTCCGGCTTTCCTGGGCTGCTCTTCATCGCCCACCTGCCGCCGTCAGGGCGGCGCCCGCCGCTGCCACACCCCTCAGACCCCCGCTGGGTTCCTGCCTCCTCCTGGGTCTCAAAGCTCCGGACTCCCAGGTGGGTCCAAACCCCGCAAAGATGTATGCCTGGCACCTGAGAGGTGTCGCTGTCACGGGGTCCTTGTCCTCGTGTCCGTTTTGgggtgagggtggtggtggtCTGGGCATCTCAGACCTGAAGTCAGCTAGCTACCTCTTTGTCATACTCTCCTGGGGCCCGCTGGGGCACCTTTGACCTGGCTTCGTGATTCTCCGCCTGCCAGCCTTGCTGTGTCGTGGTTCCgacaggagagacagactccttggAATATTTCGGCCCCTCTTCCTGTTCATCCTACCCCCCGCCGCCCCCTGCCCCATCACGGGCACTCTCGGCTTTCTCAGGTCTTGGCTGTCTAGCCCTTTTCTGACTCCTGTGTCGTGTGATCCCGCATGTGCATCTGTTTTGTTCAAGCTGGAAAAGGTTTTCGGTTTCCAGAAGAGCCTCCTTTGGACCTACGTGGGGGAAGAGGAGCTGATTTTTGCCCTGTCCTGGAGGGCCCAGCCTTGGCTGAATGGCAGCGCCCCCTCTGGGCCGTCTGGTGCTGACCCACCTGTTGGTAGCCCTCTTCGGCATGGGTTCCTGGGCTGCCATTAACGGGATCTGGGTAGAGCTGCCAGTGGTGGTAAAAGACCTTCCTGAGGGTGAGTGGGAGTGTGCAGGCAAGCGTGGACCAGGTCTGCTCCTGAGGGTGGGCTGCAGCTGCTTTGCTCCTTAGCACCCTGACTCTGATGTGGCCTTCTGCTCCCTTCCTTGCAGGTTGGAGCCTCCCCTCATATCTCTCTGTGCTTGTGGCACTGGGAAACCTGGGTCTGCTGGTGGTGACCCTGTGGAGACGGCTGGCCCCCGGCAAGGGCGAGCAGGCCCCCATCCGGGTGGTGCAGGCGCTGAGTGTGGTGGGCACAGCCCTGCTGGCCCTACTCTGGCACCAGGTGGCACCGGTGGCAGGGCACAACTACTCTGTGGCCTTTCTGACACTGACCTGGGTGCTGGCACTGTCCTGCTGCGCCTCTAATGTCACCTTCCTGCCTTTCCTGAGCCACCTGCCACCACCCTTCCTGCAGTCCTTCTTTCTGGGCCAGGGCCTGAGTGCCCTCTTGCCCTGCGTGCTGGCCCTCGCGCAGGGTGTGGGCCGCCTCGAGTGCCTGCCAGCCCCCGCGAATGGCAGTGCAAGGCTTCCCCACAACTTTCCAGAGCGTTTTCCTGCCAGCACCTTCTTCTGGACACTGAGTGGCCTTCTCGTCACTTCAGCTGCTGCCTTCCAGGGTCTCCTGTTGCTGTTGCCGTTACCACCACCTGGGCCCACAGTGGGGCCAGGGACTGGCCTGCGGGCAGGAGCGCCAGgagtggaagaggaggaggaagaagcctCACCCCTGCAGGAGCCACCTTTCCAGGCCGCGAGCACCACGCCTCGCCCAGACCCTACGGCTCATCAACTGCTCTCTGCCCGTACTGCCTGCCTCCTGGGCCTACTGGCCATCACCAACGCACTGACCAATGGCGTTCTGCCTGCTGTGCAGAGCTTCTCCTGCTTGCCCTATGGACGCCTAGCCTACCACCTGGCCGTGGTGCTGGGCAGTGTGGCCAACCCCCTTGCCTGCTTCCTGGCCATGGGTGTGCTGTGCAGGTAGGTGTGCAAGGGGTCTTAAGCCACTGAGGTTGGGACTTAGGGATGGGGACCAGGACAGCCAGCCCTGAATTTCTTCTTATCCCTGGCAGGTCTCTGGCAGGGCTGGGTGGTCTCTCTCTGCTGGGCATGCTGTTTGGGGCCTACCTGATGGCGCTGGCAATCCTGAGCCCCTGCCCACCCCTAGTGGGCACCACTGCAGGGATGGTCCTCGTGGTAAGTACATCAGGGACAGTGAAGCAGAGAGGGTGGCAGCGGGAGGTTTGCCACAGAGCCAGGGGCGTCTCATGCTTAGCTTGCTGCTGTGTCTGCCCCTTCAGGTACTGTCGTGGGTGCTGTGCCTGGGGCTGTTCTCATACGTGAAGGTGGCAGCCAGCTCCCTGCTGCATGGCGGGGGCCGGCCGGCATTGCTGGCAGCTGGCGTGGCGATCCAGCTGGGTTCCCTCCTTGGTGCTGTTGCCATGTTCCTCCCTACCAGCATCTACCACGTGTTCCGCAGCGGGATGGACTGTGTGGACCTGTGTGGACCCTAAACGTGGGCAGGTGAAGACCTTACTCCACCCCACCTGTCTTTAGACTGGGGCTGCCACCGTGCCTGATTGCCCATTGCTCAGGGAGGCCCTCCCCACACAGGGGACACAGGGGTATGAACATGGACACCTGCACACTCCAGAGGAGACCCTGGCACTTGACACCAGGGTGGGAGCTACAGAGCCAGCCCGAGTCGAGTCCTGACTGGGGCTGTAGAAGGGACCTGGTCGGGGACCCCTTGTGGGGTTTCCACAGTAAAGCACTCTTATTCTGTGAGTCGGAGTTTTTCATCCCAGGAACACCTTTTCCTGTGCATATGGGCTTCCCCTGAGCTATAGGGATGGTCCGGCTGGTCAGCAGGAGCCCACCTCCCCCATGCTATTCTCATGGCTCCTGGGATTATGCCCTCTGAGCCCAGGACTCTTGTACCCGACCCCAGGAACTTCCCAGAGGAAAGGCAAAGGCCAGCTTCCAGGGCCTAGAGTCTGGGCCGTGGACCCACacaggctttggcagtcagaggcAGCATAGTGTCCATCTAAGGTTGGCCCACCCAGGATCTCCATCCAAGTGATGGGGCCTCTTGCCAGCTGGGCCGCTGCTCCACACGCATCTCCAGACGTGTGGTGGGCTGAGCCAGCTGGGCACAATTGTCAGGCAGGATGGGCTGTCCCTGCTTTGTGACCTGGGCTTGGCCTTCTTTCCTGCTGCTCTTTGGGGGGTGTACATCAGGGCTTTCTTGCCAGGTCTGATTCAGTGAGTAGGACTTAGAAGAGGCTGGTATAAGGTTCCCGCTAGTCTCGGGACCTGTCTGCTCAAGAGCACTGACCCCTCCCCTGAGCCACCAGCCTCCAGTTCCTAGCTCCTTCTGTGATCAAACCCCAACATGCCCCCAAACGCTTTATTCAGGCAAACGTGGTGTAAGCTGCCTTCTTCCCAAGCACCCCGAGCCATCCTGGCACAGGTCTGGGGGCGCCTGTCCTGGACTAGGTGGTTCTCCAAAATGGGCAGGAGTGAGCCCCCAAGCCAGGCCAGAGGACTTGCAGGGATCAGAGAGGGTGTGCAGATGGGAGTGCAGGATCTCTGCTTCTGCAGGGAGATCCTGGAGCCACAAGGGGCAGGGAGTGGGTGCTGGGGACATAGCTTCTGTCCCTGCCACTCAGCTCCTTCCTGTAACTGTCCTGGTCCTTGGCTCGGCCTGTGCATAGGCCTTTGAgggcctcctctccctcccctgtcaTTCTCCTGTACGCCACCTGGTCCACAGGAGCAGCTGAGCATGGAGGAGCACCCCAGGGGAGGGAAGGGCCCACATGCTTGACCACCGGAGCCTCTGGTCTGGGGTTTCACAAGCACTGGGAGGGGATGGGCTCCCAAGTGGCTCGGACACAGTCCAGCCTTTAAGAGCAGGAGCCATCCGCCAGGCCCTAGCctctggggcctggggcaggggcagatTGACCTAGCTGCTTGCCTGTGGGAGGTGGGGACTTGGATGGTGGTGAGTGAagatttagagggagagagacaagggggtgTTGTGCTTGGCATGGGCCTTGGTGTACCCTCCCCATACCCCTCTGACCTGACCCTGCCCTCTTCACCGTCAGCACCCCTCCCCTGCATACCCTGGGGCTGGACGTGGGGGTTTGAGGAAGTCACTGCCCTTTGAAGTCTGCAGGGCCTTCCGGTCAGTGTCCAGTAGGAAATACTGAGGGGCCAAGTCTTGAGAGCTTCCTGGcacacccttccctctcctggctGCCCAGAGCCGAGGCCGGTGGCCAGGGAGGCCGGGCAGCCCACCATGCCAGGGACCTCAGAGCTGGGCCCTGCCCCCAGTGCCTGTCACGGGACTGGAACCTCCAGCTGGACAGCGGGTGGCAGCTCCCCTGAGGCTCACAGCTCTGCCCAGAGAGCCCCTCAGGCCTGGGACTGCGGCACTCGGAGAAGCCGTGGCTTAGGCAGGACCTAAGGCACCCTGTCGTCCTCATGGGGCAGCCCCTGGGCAGCAGCAAAGCCTGAGCCGCCAGGGCCACAGTTACCTCACCCATCACCAGCAGCAGTCTCCTCAGAACTAGAGGGAGCCAGCCAGGGTGCGGCAGCCTCCTTTCCCAGATGTGGCCACCTCACCTGAGACTGGCCAGTGAAGGCCAGGACAGGGCGCCAGGCTTTGGTTGAATGACTGAAGGTAGGCCCTTCACTGTCCTTCCGTCCTGTGCCTCAGCCCAGAGTCCCTGAGCCGGGCAGGCTCTGATGCTATGGTAGTTGTGTCAGAACCTAGGTGACAGAATGGTAGTGTCCCCTCATTTGCATCTGCTCGGAGCTTCCACTGCCTGActtggggacaggggacagtgTCCTTTAAGGGCCTCTCTGTCCTCTGTGGAATTCAAAGGGACCTTCTAGCTTTTGTAAATGGGAGTGTGGGGGTGTCTAGGGAGTGGTAATTCCAGAATCCACTGCTCTGACCACACGTGCCCCATTGGGCAAGCCTTCTGCCCACCCTCACCTGGGCTTCCTCCAGCCGAGGCACTGGCCTCACTCTCTCCACTGTACCTTCTTCTGGGGGCTCACAGGCACTATAATTCCAGCAGGAGTGTTAGTCGCAGGACCCCCTTTAAGCCCTGCTGTGGTTGGGTGGGTGACCCAGTTGATGCCATCACAGCGACTGCAGCAGAGACGCTATTCCTTGACGTGACTGCTGGCCAGTCAGATCCAGGCCAGAGACTGCTTCCCGGGGACCCTCAGAGCCTCAGAGTGACCCGCCCCGAGCCCCAGAGGTTCCGGTTCGGTTCCTGACGGACCCTTCCCCTGCCCTAGGAGGTACGGAAAGCATTCTCCCTGCATCTGGGGTGATCAGGCCCTGGAACCCACCCACCCTGCCCCGTCCTGTATGACCCTTAGTGCCTGCCCTGGGGCCCAGGGTATGCACGTTGTCTCGCCGCTGCCAAGACACAGCTGGTATGTGTGTTCCTTAGTAAACCTTTTACTACGATGGCCTGGTCAGCCTCTT
It includes:
- the TMEM249 gene encoding cation channel sperm-associated auxiliary subunit TMEM249, yielding MEKIRPCSAMGCGVAQAPRGVVSRGPILSFRKRFQLWDVGLFCTEQHLAKRLKSNSFYPFTQQQRNVFVLEYYLDTLWKGTLLFVICLLVFSFGLLTKVRNQDTWGLPGYGMGVGLWIMVSSLPLRRLVLNHTLGIYHFTIQGRTVCQGPMHLIYVRLALSNDAYGKCFFQLVLCGHKLEPLVLVQLSERYEQMEFLGRYIARKLNINYFDCLTTSYRHVVRHWPLQATLGPNIRPRKPRTYDKSSQADMNV
- the FBXL6 gene encoding F-box/LRR-repeat protein 6 isoform X1, which translates into the protein MASRVARRVRRRVRGAPPAGARARSAEDWWWDRLAPSGSGYHLLHSDSMLLVLPDAGPARARAHRRAARRAQRLPPPGPRAAPPKAKPRSAPAPQQGPDPGWGDRIPLEILLQIFGLLVAADGPMPFLGRAARVCRRWHEAASQPALWHTVTLSPPLAGRPTKGGAKAEKKLLASLEWLMPNRFSQLQRLTLIHWKYQVQPVLKLVSESCPRLTFLKLSDCHGVTPSTLIMLARACPQLHSLDIQHSMVESMAVVNFLEEVGPRMRRLWLTYSSQTTAILGTLLGSCCPQLQLLEVSTGINRNNTPLQLPVEALQKGCPQLQVLRLLNLMWLPKPSGRVATPGPGFPSLEELCLAGSTCNFVSDEALGRLLCGSPNLRLLDLRGCARITPAGLRDLPCRELEQLHLGLYGMSDRLTLAKEGSPLFTQKWCHSLRELDLSGQGFSEKDLEQALAAFSGTLGGSHPALCSLNLRGTRVTPSTVSSVVSSCPGLLYLNLESCRCLPRGLKRAYRGPEEVQWCLEQLLTSPPSPS
- the FBXL6 gene encoding F-box/LRR-repeat protein 6 isoform X2, translated to MASRVARRVRRRVRGAPPAGARARSAEDWWWDRLAPSGSGYHLLHSDSMLLVLPDAGPARARAHRRAARRAQRLPPPGPRAAPPKAKPRSAPAPQQGPDPGWGDRIPLEILLQIFGLLVAADGPMPFLGRAARVCRRWHEAASQPALWHTVTLSPPLAGRPTKGGAKAEKKLLASLEWLMPNRFSQLQRLTLIHWKYQVQPVLKLVSESCPRLTFLKLSDCHGVTPSTLIMLARACPQLHSLDIQHSMVESMAVVNFLEEVGPRMRRLWLTYSSQTTAILGTLLGSCCPQLQLLEPGPCPQVLRLLNLMWLPKPSGRVATPGPGFPSLEELCLAGSTCNFVSDEALGRLLCGSPNLRLLDLRGCARITPAGLRDLPCRELEQLHLGLYGMSDRLTLAKEGSPLFTQKWCHSLRELDLSGQGFSEKDLEQALAAFSGTLGGSHPALCSLNLRGTRVTPSTVSSVVSSCPGLLYLNLESCRCLPRGLKRAYRGPEEVQWCLEQLLTSPPSPS
- the SLC52A2 gene encoding solute carrier family 52, riboflavin transporter, member 2 isoform X1, with translation MAAPPLGRLVLTHLLVALFGMGSWAAINGIWVELPVVVKDLPEGWSLPSYLSVLVALGNLGLLVVTLWRRLAPGKGEQAPIRVVQALSVVGTALLALLWHQVAPVAGHNYSVAFLTLTWVLALSCCASNVTFLPFLSHLPPPFLQSFFLGQGLSALLPCVLALAQGVGRLECLPAPANGSARLPHNFPERFPASTFFWTLSGLLVTSAAAFQGLLLLLPLPPPGPTVGPGTGLRAGAPGVEEEEEEASPLQEPPFQAASTTPRPDPTAHQLLSARTACLLGLLAITNALTNGVLPAVQSFSCLPYGRLAYHLAVVLGSVANPLACFLAMGVLCRSLAGLGGLSLLGMLFGAYLMALAILSPCPPLVGTTAGMVLVVLSWVLCLGLFSYVKVAASSLLHGGGRPALLAAGVAIQLGSLLGAVAMFLPTSIYHVFRSGMDCVDLCGP
- the SLC52A2 gene encoding solute carrier family 52, riboflavin transporter, member 2 isoform X2, which produces MAAPPLGRLVLTHLLVALFGMGSWAAINGIWVELPVVVKDLPEAAAFQGLLLLLPLPPPGPTVGPGTGLRAGAPGVEEEEEEASPLQEPPFQAASTTPRPDPTAHQLLSARTACLLGLLAITNALTNGVLPAVQSFSCLPYGRLAYHLAVVLGSVANPLACFLAMGVLCRSLAGLGGLSLLGMLFGAYLMALAILSPCPPLVGTTAGMVLVVLSWVLCLGLFSYVKVAASSLLHGGGRPALLAAGVAIQLGSLLGAVAMFLPTSIYHVFRSGMDCVDLCGP